Proteins encoded within one genomic window of Hermetia illucens chromosome 2, iHerIll2.2.curated.20191125, whole genome shotgun sequence:
- the LOC119648572 gene encoding putative gustatory receptor 22c — translation MALFKCITYTFLLFMFLYYVFSGILAHSFDHQNFRLKRSKLVVIWGLFVFGLVMFLSTLFIKYVWVAIQNDKRPTIEIISVYLPFIYYCFVILFILVANWWNHNYKLLVFNEIIELTETIDMSGKFKSFALKTVIKHSISLCKATLLVTLFVKNVTNPSNSRSWLAMAYWVYIQLTLEVLMCGFHFTIVLFENLFEVVNEHLIINMCSLKYSLPDTKMCSLSDNIDTILEIHSRLCVAADKINNFNQSLILFVLASGFINLVLRVFITYHTYNTPDFDWISPVYLCSGLINAFVMVNSAQGLLKASKLAQSILLESSGFNKLDVRLERTIEAGSLVLLFNYASTSVGGLFSISMEIFIPFMAGVASFLLILIQFIEYG, via the exons ATGGCACTGTTCAAATGTATTACTTACACCTTCCTGTTGTTCATGTTTTTATATTACGTATTTTCGGGAATCTTGGCACATTCTTTCGATCATCAAAATTTTCGATTAAAGCGTTCAAAATTGGTGGTAATTTGGGGTCTTTTCGTTTTCGGATTGGTGATGTTTTTGAGTacacttttcatcaaatatgtctGGGTTGCGATTCAAAATGATAAACGGCCTACAATAGAAATCATCTCGGTCTACCTACCCttcatttattattgtttcGTTATACTTTTCATACTTGTCGCGAATTGGTGGAACCATAACTATAAGTTATTAGTATTCAATGAAATCATAGAACTAACGGAAACGATCGATATGAGCGGAAAATTCAAATCCTTTGCACTCAAAACAGTAATCAAGCATTCAATATCTTTGTGCAAAGCAACATTATTAGTGACGTTGTTCGTGAAAAATGTAACAAATCCTTCCAACAGTAGATCGTGGCTTGCTATGGCCTACTGGGTTTATATACAACTGACACTAGAAGTCCTTATGTGCGGATTCCACTTCACaatagtcctttttgaaaacctATTCGAAGTTGTAAATGaacatttaataataaatatgtgttcattgaAATATTCACTGCCGGATACCAAAATGTGTTCACTCAGTGACAATATTGATACAATCCTGGAGATACATTCTCGACTTTGCGTTGCTGCTGACAAAATAAACAACTTCAATCAATCGCTGATTTTGTTCGTCCTTGCGAGCGGATTTATTAATTTGGTGCTTAGAGTGTTCATAACATATCACACTTACAATACGCCTGACTTTGACTGGATATCACCGGTCTATTTGTGTTCTGGCCTTATTAATGCCTTTGTCATGGTAAATTCGGCCCAAGGTTTGCTAAAAGCTTCGAAACTGGCACAATCTATATTGCTTGAAAGTTCGGGTTTTAATAAGTTGGATGTCCGCCTTGAAAGAACG ATAGAAGCAGgttcattggtcttactattcaACTATGCCAGCACAAGTGTCGGCGGACTTTTTTCGATATCCATGGAGATATTCATTCCTTTCATGGCGGGGGTAGCAAgctttcttttaattttaatacaaTTTATTGAGTAtggataa